One window from the genome of Acinetobacter sp. LoGeW2-3 encodes:
- the terL gene encoding phage terminase large subunit → MDLQTQVEKKLCEDEHLYFTRRFFKPRMGFKFTVNWHHVYISWIIDQVIASEIANVVINVPPGAGKTELTTNLIPRGLALNARSRFLYLSFSQSLVEGVSDTARDIVKSKDYRLMWDLTVSNSTDSKKEWKITVEDYDVGHVYVASMGGQVTGRRAGTLADDGFTGCIIIDDPLKPEDAFSKIKRDAANRKLLNTVNSRKAKSDTPIIMIMQRLHTEDPTNFVMTGNLPGEWTQISIPALIDDKYIATLPEHIQKLVPQDAERDEQGRQSYWPKKESLQSLLQLEKGGKDKEGATVSRYTFSSQYMQQPKKLGGDLIKSEWFGFYKDIPELQWRAVLVDTAQKTKEHNDYSVFLLVGMGVDGKLYLLDLLRGKWEAPELNRQAKAFLDKHKEYTWHTKPIRYMKVEDKASGTQLIQTLGTYSGVAVIPVQRNTDKLSRFMDVQVHLEANYKDKPEDRFVMVPKDAHWIGEFFEECEAFNAAFTHDHDDQVDTLIDAIEDAVIAINYSPPAA, encoded by the coding sequence ATGGATCTGCAAACACAGGTTGAAAAGAAGCTGTGTGAAGATGAGCATTTATATTTCACCCGGCGATTCTTTAAGCCCCGTATGGGATTTAAATTTACGGTGAATTGGCACCACGTTTATATCTCATGGATTATCGATCAGGTCATTGCTAGTGAGATTGCAAACGTCGTCATCAACGTTCCACCAGGGGCCGGAAAAACTGAACTGACAACTAATCTAATCCCACGCGGCTTGGCTTTAAATGCACGTTCTCGTTTTCTGTATCTATCCTTCTCGCAATCACTGGTTGAGGGGGTGTCGGATACAGCGCGTGATATTGTGAAGTCGAAAGACTACCGCCTGATGTGGGACTTAACTGTATCAAATAGCACCGACTCTAAGAAAGAGTGGAAGATTACGGTTGAGGATTACGATGTTGGTCATGTGTATGTTGCCTCCATGGGTGGACAGGTAACAGGACGGCGAGCAGGGACGCTGGCGGATGATGGCTTCACTGGCTGTATCATCATTGATGACCCATTAAAGCCTGAAGATGCTTTTAGTAAGATCAAGCGGGATGCTGCGAATCGCAAACTACTTAATACGGTGAACTCGCGTAAAGCCAAGTCTGATACACCCATCATCATGATCATGCAGCGGCTTCACACGGAAGATCCGACTAACTTCGTCATGACGGGAAACCTGCCTGGTGAATGGACTCAGATATCTATTCCAGCATTGATTGATGATAAGTACATTGCAACCCTACCAGAGCATATTCAAAAACTGGTACCGCAAGATGCCGAACGTGATGAGCAAGGTCGTCAAAGCTACTGGCCCAAGAAAGAATCATTGCAATCTCTATTACAACTCGAAAAGGGTGGTAAGGACAAAGAGGGCGCAACGGTATCTCGATATACATTTTCAAGCCAGTACATGCAGCAGCCTAAGAAATTAGGTGGTGACCTAATTAAGTCTGAATGGTTTGGATTCTATAAAGACATTCCAGAGCTTCAGTGGCGCGCCGTCCTTGTCGATACAGCACAGAAAACCAAAGAGCACAACGATTACTCCGTATTCCTGCTGGTGGGTATGGGGGTAGATGGCAAGCTGTATTTGCTAGATCTTTTGCGCGGTAAATGGGAAGCACCAGAGCTTAACCGTCAGGCTAAAGCATTTCTGGATAAGCACAAGGAATACACTTGGCATACCAAACCAATCCGCTACATGAAAGTAGAAGATAAGGCATCTGGTACCCAACTGATCCAAACACTTGGCACATACTCTGGTGTTGCTGTGATTCCAGTCCAGCGTAATACAGACAAGCTATCCCGTTTCATGGATGTGCAGGTCCATCTTGAGGCGAACTATAAGGATAAACCTGAAGATCGTTTTGTGATGGTACCTAAAGATGCACATTGGATCGGTGAATTCTTTGAAGAATGTGAAGCATTCAATGCGGCATTTACCCATGATCATGATGACCAGGTAGATACGCTGATTGATGCGATTGAAGACGCAGTGATTGCAATTAATTACAGCCCACCAGCGGCTTAA
- a CDS encoding putative metallopeptidase has translation MEQFRPFPPSDLIDQAEEEEAIRLAPAPELKEWVVKNWLTLGSELHNPDHDHIAELLHDNEEFLAFAWASSAAVAKKRMVLGQCEKVMFNVGGWKKARQEQQMRDWFGFVPQYLITIDATYCEQASDRDFCRLIEHELYHIGVERDEDGEIIYSDMTGLPKHYLAGHDVEVFFGETKRWGADESVKRLLEISKNAPFVSETSIAACCGNCVIG, from the coding sequence ATGGAACAGTTCAGACCATTCCCGCCGTCGGATCTGATTGATCAGGCTGAGGAAGAGGAAGCGATTCGCTTGGCACCAGCACCAGAGCTTAAAGAATGGGTCGTGAAGAATTGGCTCACTTTAGGTAGTGAACTGCATAACCCGGATCATGACCATATTGCTGAGCTACTTCACGATAATGAAGAGTTCCTTGCATTTGCATGGGCTTCATCTGCCGCCGTAGCGAAAAAACGTATGGTGCTTGGCCAATGTGAAAAGGTCATGTTTAACGTCGGTGGCTGGAAGAAAGCACGCCAGGAACAACAGATGCGGGACTGGTTCGGCTTTGTGCCTCAATACCTCATCACCATTGATGCCACTTATTGCGAACAAGCCTCAGATCGTGACTTCTGCCGTTTGATTGAGCATGAGCTATATCACATAGGCGTTGAACGCGATGAAGACGGCGAAATCATTTATAGCGATATGACTGGACTGCCTAAGCATTACTTAGCCGGCCATGATGTTGAAGTGTTCTTTGGTGAGACTAAACGATGGGGTGCAGACGAATCTGTTAAGCGGCTTCTGGAAATCTCCAAGAATGCGCCGTTTGTATCTGAAACTAGTATTGCGGCGTGCTGCGGGAACTGTGTGATTGGTTAA
- a CDS encoding type II toxin-antitoxin system HicB family antitoxin produces MLYPIAVERGSDKEAYGVIVPDIPGCFSAGDTFEEALENVKEAIAGHLEILAEDGEDIPLASEAANFFDNEDYQGMVWAVVDIDVSRYLGKAEKVNVTLPSRLIHLIDDRVKKDARFKSRSAFLAASAERMLHA; encoded by the coding sequence ATGTTATATCCAATCGCAGTAGAGAGAGGCTCAGACAAAGAAGCCTACGGTGTGATTGTCCCTGATATTCCAGGTTGTTTTTCAGCAGGTGATACTTTTGAAGAGGCACTTGAGAATGTGAAAGAGGCAATCGCTGGACATTTAGAGATTTTAGCTGAAGATGGTGAGGATATTCCTTTGGCATCCGAAGCTGCTAATTTCTTTGATAATGAAGATTATCAAGGTATGGTTTGGGCAGTGGTCGATATTGATGTAAGTCGTTATCTGGGTAAGGCGGAAAAAGTAAACGTCACTTTACCAAGCCGCTTAATTCATTTAATTGACGATCGTGTGAAGAAAGATGCACGTTTTAAATCACGCTCAGCATTTTTGGCTGCGAGTGCAGAAAGAATGCTTCATGCTTAA
- a CDS encoding DUF2280 domain-containing protein, with the protein MARLKKHEKAFIVRSLAQFMEPSQVVEAVKENFKIDVSRQQVECYDPTKVAGADLSQEFVDMFYEARKKYIEQPIYNIEGANDIVQLQILSDLLVSKKGNVVMAIKLIDQMQKIVKGHYEKKIEITGKDGEPLQTTVVHATQEQVEAAVKKAQEEY; encoded by the coding sequence ATGGCAAGACTTAAAAAACATGAAAAAGCCTTTATAGTTCGATCACTTGCACAGTTTATGGAGCCATCGCAAGTAGTAGAGGCTGTCAAGGAAAATTTCAAGATTGATGTATCTCGACAACAGGTGGAATGTTATGACCCAACAAAAGTAGCGGGTGCTGACTTATCGCAAGAATTCGTAGATATGTTTTATGAGGCGCGTAAGAAATACATTGAGCAGCCGATCTACAACATTGAAGGTGCTAACGACATTGTACAACTGCAGATTCTGAGTGATCTGTTGGTATCTAAAAAAGGCAATGTCGTTATGGCTATTAAGCTGATTGACCAGATGCAAAAGATTGTTAAAGGCCACTATGAAAAGAAAATAGAAATTACCGGTAAAGACGGCGAACCACTTCAAACAACAGTCGTACATGCTACTCAAGAACAGGTTGAAGCTGCAGTGAAGAAGGCCCAAGAGGAATATTAA
- a CDS encoding type II toxin-antitoxin system HicA family toxin: MKSLDLIKMIEADGWYQVRCKGDHHHFKHPTKKGLVTIPHPKKDLPPGTVNSILKQAGLK; this comes from the coding sequence ATGAAAAGTCTGGATTTAATCAAGATGATTGAAGCAGACGGTTGGTATCAAGTTAGATGTAAGGGTGATCATCATCATTTCAAACATCCTACTAAGAAGGGGTTGGTTACGATTCCTCATCCTAAAAAGGATTTACCACCTGGCACTGTGAATAGCATTCTGAAGCAAGCGGGTCTCAAGTGA
- a CDS encoding phage portal protein family protein → MAKKSKKSENSKPESGALYSHEAEQALISYLTKMPDGDEVLRKAGVTRPRLKVMMYDDEIYQAIEKRQDKLESASWRVEPMDRPESKIIMEHLREWWSEILLGAQNARWYGYSVLEAIYTKPEEPSLHIDGDTITPFIGFKWIGEKPMQWYEPRNDGRLMLLANYNTTRQDQEVDQRFKHFLTRCKSTYENPLGEALLSRLYWVWFFKTSGFKFWAKFVEKFGLPMLVGKTTGKTTDMRDALLKAHASSVIALSGSDSVEIQTANTNGNASQTFEVFDKNLERRIQKVILGQTLTSGTDGSGSRALGDVHLEIQNSKYKADVRMIMPTIQAIINALCDLNGWERHRVIIGEEKSLEGPKADRDVKLRNAGAVLTPQYFKREYGLEDGDVIEQNQIGFNQFSALPRQAFNFKATVNKLSPEQQEVEELTDGQDELTLLSDAEIRQLASTSETPEVLAFNLMQLIPNATKTEFTAKLDQALYAADILGYVTASGGK, encoded by the coding sequence ATGGCTAAGAAAAGTAAAAAGTCTGAAAATAGTAAGCCCGAATCTGGTGCACTCTATTCTCATGAAGCTGAACAGGCTTTAATCAGTTATCTAACCAAAATGCCAGACGGCGATGAAGTTCTGCGAAAAGCAGGGGTCACTCGTCCACGCTTGAAAGTCATGATGTATGACGATGAGATTTATCAGGCTATTGAAAAGCGCCAAGATAAACTTGAGAGTGCATCATGGCGTGTAGAACCAATGGATCGACCAGAGTCCAAGATCATTATGGAGCATTTGCGCGAGTGGTGGTCTGAGATTCTACTGGGTGCACAAAATGCCCGTTGGTATGGGTATTCAGTCCTGGAAGCGATTTACACCAAGCCGGAAGAGCCAAGCCTACATATTGACGGTGACACTATTACGCCGTTTATTGGGTTTAAGTGGATTGGTGAAAAGCCAATGCAATGGTATGAGCCTAGAAATGATGGTCGTCTGATGTTGCTGGCTAACTACAATACGACTCGGCAGGATCAAGAAGTGGACCAGCGCTTTAAACACTTTTTGACACGTTGTAAATCTACTTATGAGAATCCATTAGGTGAGGCTCTTTTAAGTCGACTGTACTGGGTCTGGTTCTTCAAAACGTCTGGCTTTAAATTCTGGGCCAAGTTCGTTGAAAAGTTTGGCTTGCCAATGCTGGTTGGTAAAACTACTGGCAAGACGACAGATATGCGTGATGCATTACTCAAAGCACATGCAAGTTCAGTGATTGCTCTGAGTGGCAGTGATTCGGTAGAAATCCAAACAGCCAATACCAACGGCAATGCTTCCCAGACATTTGAAGTCTTTGACAAGAACTTAGAGCGCCGTATTCAAAAGGTGATTCTGGGTCAGACTCTCACATCCGGTACAGATGGCTCTGGATCACGTGCCTTGGGTGATGTACATCTTGAAATACAAAACTCAAAGTATAAAGCCGACGTACGAATGATCATGCCAACGATCCAAGCCATTATCAATGCATTATGCGATCTTAATGGTTGGGAGCGCCACCGAGTCATTATTGGTGAAGAGAAATCACTTGAAGGGCCTAAAGCAGACCGTGATGTGAAGCTAAGAAATGCTGGTGCAGTCTTAACGCCGCAATACTTTAAACGCGAGTATGGGCTTGAAGATGGCGATGTGATTGAACAGAACCAGATTGGCTTTAATCAATTCTCTGCATTACCGCGTCAGGCCTTCAACTTCAAGGCAACAGTAAACAAGCTCTCACCAGAACAGCAGGAAGTTGAAGAGCTGACAGATGGCCAGGATGAATTAACGCTGCTTAGTGATGCTGAGATTAGGCAGTTAGCAAGCACGTCGGAAACTCCAGAGGTGTTGGCGTTCAATCTTATGCAGCTTATCCCGAATGCCACCAAAACTGAGTTTACAGCCAAGTTAGATCAGGCTTTATATGCTGCGGATATTTTGGGGTATGTGACTGCAAGTGGAGGTAAGTGA